DNA sequence from the Bacteroidales bacterium genome:
GCAAGATCTCTATCAAAGTCATTCGCAGTTACAACAATTGTCTCGTTTTCCTTAAAGCGACGAGCGGTTTCCTTAACGATTGAAAATGCCTCCGGTAGAATTTCGTTAAGAATCTCTTCTATCTTAACATCAATCTGCTTAATAAGTGAATCTACCTCAGTGTAAACCTTTTCCTTCTCCTCATAATCAATCCCCTCGGTCTCCATTTGAGCCTTCAATTCTGCAACTTTATTCTCTTCCGCAGAAATATATTCCCTAATCTTTTTCTTTAATCTCGAAGTTTCACTTCGAAGTTCATCGTTACTAAGGTTAACAAATCGTGGATATGCCTCCTTAATCCGATTAACTATTGGCATCAACTCTTTCAAATCGCGTGCGGATTTGGTACCAAAGAGCTTAGCAATTATACCATCTATAAAACCCATTATCTTGATATTTTTAGACTACTTTTTTGAATCAGCAAATTTAACCGTTTTTTTCGATTTGCCAGAAGGTTAATCATTCTCAAATAGTATGCAAAAGCAAAAAGGGCACATTTTATTGCACCCAAAATGGAATTACATGACATAAGCTGAAAATAATCTCTAATTTTATGCTATTATGTCATGATTGTCGATAAAATAGTTATGCTTTAGGAGTAGCTGTAGGATCAACGAAAACTCGAAGTTTTAGTTCACGGTCTAAAAGCAGTAATCCATCCCCTTTACCCCCAACAAGGCGTAAATTATCAACTATGGCTTGTGCATTTGCTTCCTCTTCAACTTGTTCATCAACAAACCACTGTAACATACTTTTTGATGCATGATCTTTCTCTTCAATGGCAACATCCATTAAATTATTTATTAACGCAGTAACATGCTGTTCATGCTTTTGTACCTCTTCGAAAGCTTGTAATGGATCATTCCATTTCTTTGGAACATCAGCAATTTGAGCAAGAATTGGGCTTCCTCCTCTTTCGATTAAATAATCAAAAAATTTGAGTGAATGTGCAACCTCTTCCTGCCATTGAACTCGCATCCAGTTAGCAAAGCCACTTAATCCAATTGAAGCATAATAGGCTGACATGGATAGGTATAGATAAGCAGACCAAAGTTCAGCATTTATCTGCTTGTTAATTGTTTCCTCAACCTTTTTTGATATCATATCTTAATGAATTAGTTTTTAATTTAATAAGTAAACAAAAATACTTAAAATATGCTCAAAAAAATATTTAATTAATTCAAGTTGTTAGTTATGGACAAAACGAAAGATTTAAGAACAAGGATTAACAAATTTTGATTTAAGAAGATATTTGAA
Encoded proteins:
- a CDS encoding ferritin: MISKKVEETINKQINAELWSAYLYLSMSAYYASIGLSGFANWMRVQWQEEVAHSLKFFDYLIERGGSPILAQIADVPKKWNDPLQAFEEVQKHEQHVTALINNLMDVAIEEKDHASKSMLQWFVDEQVEEEANAQAIVDNLRLVGGKGDGLLLLDRELKLRVFVDPTATPKA